One part of the Candidatus Aquiluna sp. UB-MaderosW2red genome encodes these proteins:
- a CDS encoding amino-acid N-acetyltransferase gives MLSIRPARTSDVISITQIAQPLIDSRVLLGKELVEIYESIQEFVVAEVDSQVVGFGALHVMWEDLAEVRTLAVLENSMRRGIGAAMLNELIERAKTLGVSRVFCLTFETEFFQKHGFIEISNIPVDPETYAELVRSHDDGVAEFLDLARVKQNTLGNSRMLRHL, from the coding sequence ATGCTTTCGATCAGACCCGCCCGCACCTCCGACGTGATAAGTATCACTCAAATAGCCCAGCCCCTGATTGACTCGCGCGTACTTTTGGGCAAAGAGCTGGTCGAAATCTATGAGTCAATTCAAGAGTTTGTGGTGGCGGAAGTTGATTCCCAAGTGGTCGGCTTTGGGGCGCTGCACGTTATGTGGGAGGACTTAGCTGAGGTTCGCACATTAGCTGTGTTGGAAAATTCCATGCGACGTGGGATCGGGGCCGCGATGCTAAATGAACTCATAGAGCGAGCCAAGACACTTGGAGTCAGCAGGGTTTTCTGCCTGACCTTTGAAACCGAGTTTTTTCAGAAGCACGGCTTTATCGAAATTTCTAATATCCCGGTTGATCCAGAAACTTATGCAGAGCTGGTGCGCTCGCATGATGATGGAGTCGCAGAGTTTCTGGATTTGGCAAGAGTTAAGCAGAACACGCTTGGAAACTCACGAATGCTTCGGCACCTGTAA
- a CDS encoding heme-binding protein has product MTEIQKYEVVEASHGFEIRDYAPFITVSTFESGGVVSAGYSAFGKLAGFIFGGNLESKNIAMTSPVTNVEVDGGFEVSFVMPSDMSLKDMPTPKTENLKITEHPGARYAAITFSGAPSDAGFRTKAKKLKELLEKQNLKTKAEPIFARYDGPWTPFFKRRNEVLFALSD; this is encoded by the coding sequence TTGACTGAGATTCAGAAATACGAGGTCGTTGAGGCTAGTCACGGATTTGAAATCCGTGACTACGCCCCATTCATCACGGTTTCGACTTTTGAATCAGGTGGCGTTGTATCGGCCGGGTATTCGGCCTTTGGGAAATTGGCTGGGTTTATTTTTGGCGGAAATCTCGAGTCCAAGAACATTGCCATGACCTCGCCAGTGACTAATGTCGAGGTTGATGGCGGCTTTGAGGTCTCCTTCGTAATGCCCAGCGACATGTCTCTCAAGGACATGCCAACACCCAAAACCGAGAACCTTAAAATAACCGAACATCCGGGTGCAAGGTATGCCGCTATCACTTTTAGCGGAGCTCCCAGCGATGCGGGTTTCAGAACAAAGGCGAAAAAGCTCAAAGAGCTGCTGGAGAAGCAAAACCTGAAGACAAAAGCCGAGCCAATCTTTGCTCGCTACGATGGCCCGTGGACTCCTTTTTTCAAACGCCGAAATGAAGTGCTATTCGCTCTGAGCGACTAA
- a CDS encoding ATP-dependent Clp protease ATP-binding subunit codes for MFEKFTDKARRVVVLAQEEAKLLNHNYIGTEHILLGLIHEGEGVAAKALEALGINLEQVREQVQEIIGQGQQAPSGHIPFTPRAKKVLELSLREALQLGHSYIGTEHLLLGLIREGEGVAAQVLTKLGADTNKVRQQVIQLLSGYQGKEAVSVGGESAPQPKGSQILDQYGRNLTHAAADGKLDPVVGREREIERVMQILSRRTKNNPILIGEPGVGKTAVVEGLAQAIVAGNVPETLRGKQVYTLDMGSLIAGSRYRGDFEERLKKVTKEIRTRGDIITFIDEIHTLVGAGAAEGAIDAASILKPMLARGELQTIGATTLDEYRKHFEKDAALVRRFQSVQVEEPTPAMAINILKGLRDRYEAHHKVSITDGAIIAAVGMSDRYVSDRFLPDKAIDLIDEAGARMRLSFLSAPPELKEMEEKVATVKKAKEQAIADQDFELAASKRDEEKKLIAEKARMEKEFREGRIDTPGIVDEGLIAEVLAQATGIPVFRLSEEEGAKLIFMEQELHQRVVGQDIAIGALAKTIRRQRAGLKDPKRPSGSFIFAGPTGVGKTELAKALAEFLFDDEDALVALDMSEYSEKHTVSRLFGAPPGFVGYDEGGQLTEKIRRKPFSVVLFDEIEKAHPDIFNSLLQILEEGRLTDGQGRVVDFKNTIIIMTTNLGTREITRGTLGFTLEGDSNNDYDQMKARVLEELKKNFRPEFLNRVDEVIVFPQLSRSELMQIVDLFVKRLQLRLDDRELKLILTTSAKERLIEIGYEPAFGARPLRRVVQREIEDAISERILTGDIQRSQDILVDFLEGEFSFVVTSNEPEVVI; via the coding sequence TTGTTCGAGAAATTTACTGACAAGGCTCGTCGTGTTGTAGTGCTTGCCCAGGAAGAGGCAAAGCTACTGAACCACAACTACATCGGAACCGAGCACATTCTGCTCGGGCTGATTCACGAGGGTGAGGGAGTTGCCGCAAAGGCGCTCGAGGCCCTTGGCATCAACCTAGAGCAGGTCCGCGAGCAGGTTCAAGAGATTATCGGTCAGGGCCAGCAGGCCCCAAGTGGTCACATTCCTTTCACTCCGCGAGCCAAAAAGGTCCTAGAGCTCTCGCTGCGCGAAGCACTTCAGCTCGGCCACAGCTACATCGGAACCGAGCACCTACTGCTGGGTCTGATTCGTGAAGGCGAGGGTGTTGCCGCCCAAGTCTTGACTAAATTAGGCGCCGATACCAATAAGGTGCGCCAGCAGGTTATCCAGCTATTGAGTGGCTACCAGGGCAAAGAGGCAGTTTCAGTGGGTGGCGAATCTGCCCCACAGCCAAAGGGCTCGCAGATTTTGGACCAGTACGGTCGCAACCTGACTCACGCGGCAGCTGATGGCAAGTTGGACCCGGTGGTTGGTAGAGAGCGCGAGATTGAGCGCGTCATGCAGATTCTTTCTAGGCGCACCAAAAACAACCCCATCTTGATTGGTGAGCCCGGCGTAGGAAAGACCGCTGTGGTTGAAGGTTTGGCTCAGGCTATCGTCGCGGGCAATGTGCCAGAGACGCTTAGGGGTAAGCAGGTCTACACCCTAGACATGGGTTCACTGATTGCAGGGTCGCGCTATCGTGGTGATTTTGAGGAACGACTCAAGAAGGTCACCAAGGAGATTCGCACTCGCGGAGACATCATTACTTTCATAGATGAGATTCACACCCTTGTGGGTGCCGGTGCTGCAGAGGGTGCAATAGATGCAGCTTCTATCTTGAAGCCGATGTTGGCCCGTGGTGAGCTGCAGACTATTGGTGCAACCACTTTGGACGAATACCGAAAGCACTTTGAAAAAGATGCCGCTTTGGTTCGTCGTTTCCAGTCAGTTCAGGTCGAAGAGCCAACTCCTGCGATGGCAATCAACATCTTGAAGGGATTGCGCGATCGCTACGAAGCCCACCACAAGGTTTCCATTACCGATGGTGCAATCATCGCGGCCGTTGGAATGTCAGATCGCTATGTTTCGGATCGCTTTTTGCCAGATAAGGCAATCGACCTAATCGACGAGGCCGGCGCTCGCATGCGCCTCAGCTTCCTCTCAGCACCTCCTGAACTAAAGGAGATGGAAGAGAAGGTCGCAACTGTAAAAAAGGCCAAAGAGCAGGCAATCGCCGATCAGGATTTCGAATTAGCAGCCTCCAAGCGCGATGAGGAAAAGAAGCTCATCGCCGAAAAAGCGCGAATGGAAAAAGAGTTCCGCGAGGGCAGGATTGACACCCCGGGCATTGTTGACGAGGGCTTGATTGCTGAAGTGCTTGCTCAAGCCACCGGAATACCAGTTTTCCGCTTATCTGAAGAAGAAGGCGCGAAGCTGATTTTCATGGAGCAGGAACTGCACCAGCGCGTTGTTGGGCAGGACATCGCAATCGGCGCTTTGGCTAAGACCATTCGCCGTCAACGCGCGGGACTCAAGGACCCAAAGCGACCTTCGGGCTCATTTATCTTCGCTGGCCCAACCGGTGTTGGTAAGACCGAATTGGCAAAAGCACTGGCCGAGTTCCTGTTCGATGACGAGGATGCCCTGGTAGCACTCGACATGTCCGAGTACAGCGAGAAGCACACCGTTTCGAGACTATTCGGAGCCCCTCCAGGCTTTGTTGGTTACGACGAGGGTGGTCAACTAACCGAGAAGATTCGCCGCAAGCCTTTCTCGGTGGTGCTTTTCGATGAGATCGAGAAGGCCCACCCAGACATCTTCAACTCGCTGTTGCAGATTCTAGAAGAGGGTCGCCTAACCGATGGTCAGGGACGCGTGGTGGACTTTAAAAACACCATCATCATCATGACTACCAACCTAGGTACTCGAGAGATCACTCGAGGAACACTTGGTTTCACCCTTGAGGGCGACTCCAACAACGACTACGACCAGATGAAGGCCCGAGTCCTTGAGGAACTGAAGAAGAACTTCAGGCCCGAGTTTCTCAACCGAGTCGACGAAGTAATCGTGTTCCCTCAACTATCGCGTTCGGAATTGATGCAGATCGTTGATCTGTTCGTGAAGCGCTTGCAGCTTCGCCTGGATGACCGTGAACTCAAATTGATCTTGACCACCTCGGCGAAGGAGCGTCTAATTGAGATTGGTTACGAGCCAGCCTTTGGGGCACGGCCACTAAGAAGGGTTGTGCAACGAGAAATCGAAGATGCTATCTCTGAGCGCATCCTCACCGGAGACATCCAGCGTTCTCAGGACATTCTGGTTGATTTCCTCGAGGGTGAATTTAGCTTCGTGGTTACCTCAAATGAGCCAGAGGTAGTGATTTAG
- the lysS gene encoding lysine--tRNA ligase, with product MSDLEPEVDDLPEQIAIRLAKRLRLNEISSAYPVTLPITNTIEAIKAHYPNLEADISTGDQVGLAGRIMFLRNTGKLCFATLQSGTGERIQAMISLDRIGQEQLDLWKELVDLGDHVFVQGEVITSKRGELSVLASQWLMATKTIRPLPNLHNDLGEEFRSRHRYIDLIVRERAREVVKIRSEVMQSLRLTFANRAFMEVETPMLQTMHGGASARPFKTHSNAFDTELFLRIAPELFLKRAVVGGLERVFEINRNFRNEGADRTHSPEFAMLESYEAYGDYNTMADLTQELIQNAAMDVFGTHKVELEDGSISDLSGQWPRISMFESLSVAAGVVITPSTPIAELKALAKAADIEIEHPLHGKYVEELWEHFVKPGLENPTFVIDFPVDTSPLTRGHRSKAGVVEKWDLYIRGYEQATGYSELVDPVVQRERFIAQMELGATGDPEAMKLDEEFLKALEFGMPPSGGMGLGIDRLLMTLTGLGIRDTILFPLVK from the coding sequence ATGAGCGATTTAGAGCCAGAGGTTGATGACCTGCCCGAGCAGATTGCGATTCGTTTGGCAAAGCGTTTAAGGCTCAATGAGATCTCCAGCGCTTACCCGGTTACGCTCCCGATAACTAACACCATAGAGGCAATAAAGGCTCACTATCCAAACTTGGAGGCCGATATCTCGACCGGGGACCAAGTCGGGCTTGCGGGTCGAATCATGTTTTTGCGCAACACTGGAAAGCTTTGTTTTGCGACATTGCAGTCGGGTACCGGTGAGCGGATTCAGGCGATGATTAGCCTCGATCGGATCGGGCAAGAGCAATTGGATCTCTGGAAAGAGTTGGTTGATTTAGGAGATCACGTTTTTGTTCAGGGTGAGGTAATCACCTCAAAGCGTGGCGAACTTTCTGTCCTAGCAAGTCAATGGCTGATGGCCACCAAGACCATCAGGCCGCTGCCGAATTTGCATAATGACCTGGGCGAGGAGTTTCGCTCCAGGCACCGCTACATAGATTTGATTGTGCGTGAGAGGGCTCGTGAGGTGGTGAAGATTCGCTCAGAGGTGATGCAGTCCTTACGCCTCACCTTCGCGAATCGGGCTTTTATGGAGGTTGAGACCCCCATGCTTCAGACCATGCACGGTGGCGCATCGGCCCGGCCATTCAAGACTCACTCGAATGCTTTTGACACCGAGCTATTTCTAAGGATTGCCCCAGAGCTGTTTTTGAAGCGTGCTGTAGTTGGAGGCCTAGAGCGGGTTTTTGAGATCAACCGAAACTTTCGAAATGAGGGTGCCGACCGAACCCACTCGCCAGAGTTTGCGATGCTCGAAAGCTATGAAGCATATGGGGATTACAACACCATGGCGGATTTGACTCAAGAGTTAATTCAAAACGCGGCGATGGATGTTTTTGGCACCCACAAAGTGGAGCTGGAGGATGGCTCGATCAGCGACCTCAGCGGCCAGTGGCCGAGAATCTCGATGTTCGAGTCGCTCTCAGTAGCCGCTGGAGTGGTTATTACACCTTCTACTCCGATAGCGGAGCTAAAGGCGCTTGCCAAGGCGGCTGACATTGAAATCGAGCACCCGCTGCACGGCAAGTATGTCGAGGAGCTTTGGGAGCACTTTGTGAAGCCCGGCCTTGAGAATCCGACTTTCGTCATCGACTTTCCAGTTGATACTTCCCCATTGACTCGGGGTCACAGAAGCAAAGCGGGCGTGGTTGAAAAGTGGGATCTTTATATTCGAGGCTACGAGCAGGCCACCGGCTACTCCGAGTTGGTTGACCCGGTAGTTCAGCGCGAGAGGTTTATCGCGCAAATGGAGCTCGGGGCCACCGGCGACCCTGAGGCAATGAAGCTCGATGAGGAGTTTCTCAAAGCACTGGAATTCGGTATGCCGCCATCGGGCGGAATGGGGCTAGGCATTGACCGGTTGTTGATGACACTAACCGGGCTTGGAATAAGGGACACCATTTTGTTCCCGCTGGTGAAATAG
- the panC gene encoding pantoate--beta-alanine ligase encodes MQLIQNGRDLTQAVAQARSLGKKIGFVPTMGALHQGHMALVKKAEETCDFVVVSAFVNPLQFGEGEGFEDYPRTISVDARLVTDQGADVLFAPGVNDVYPKDVEIKKLIAGPIGQAFEGTIRPGHFDGMLTVVSRLFDMVTPDQVFFGEKDAQQVALVAKLLRDQIVSGERSPIKLVVCDTVRDADGLALSSRNRRLSKDQLEVAKTIYPALLAGSRAGPSAAKITDAAKAKLDPAAKLEYLELVDPQSFTPVPSTLPTPTRLIISVRVGEIRLIDNLLIDGTE; translated from the coding sequence ATGCAACTTATTCAAAACGGTAGGGATCTGACCCAAGCGGTAGCTCAAGCGCGCTCACTGGGTAAAAAGATCGGCTTCGTGCCGACCATGGGCGCCCTTCACCAGGGGCATATGGCCCTGGTGAAAAAGGCCGAGGAGACCTGCGACTTCGTGGTGGTTTCGGCGTTTGTAAACCCCCTGCAATTTGGTGAGGGGGAGGGATTCGAGGATTACCCGAGGACCATCTCGGTAGACGCGCGGCTGGTTACCGACCAGGGAGCTGATGTTTTATTCGCACCGGGGGTCAATGATGTCTACCCCAAGGATGTTGAGATAAAAAAGCTCATCGCTGGGCCGATTGGTCAGGCTTTTGAGGGAACCATTCGCCCGGGGCACTTTGATGGGATGCTCACGGTAGTTTCTCGACTATTCGATATGGTCACCCCGGATCAGGTCTTTTTCGGTGAGAAAGACGCTCAGCAGGTGGCTCTGGTGGCGAAGCTGCTGCGCGATCAAATAGTTTCAGGGGAGCGATCCCCAATAAAGTTGGTGGTGTGCGACACGGTGCGAGATGCTGATGGGTTGGCACTTTCCAGTCGAAACCGAAGGCTATCCAAGGACCAGCTGGAAGTGGCTAAAACTATCTACCCGGCACTTCTTGCAGGCTCCAGAGCTGGACCCTCTGCGGCTAAAATTACGGATGCGGCGAAAGCCAAGCTGGACCCTGCGGCTAAACTTGAGTACCTAGAGCTAGTAGACCCGCAGAGTTTTACACCGGTCCCTAGCACTTTGCCAACTCCAACCAGATTGATAATCTCGGTGCGGGTTGGGGAGATTCGACTGATTGACAACCTACTGATTGACGGGACCGAATGA
- a CDS encoding DUF2520 domain-containing protein: MKIGIIGDEPAGPVLAKAWAAAGHEIVGAWVESPIAIERIETLLPDVPIASMLAVAEDSDLVLLAVPNSDIELVCDGIAGFGLFGPKKLVVHLSPLAGIGLLGSAAIQGAVPIALHPVMHFTGTTMDLQVLKNTSVAVSAPEVLLPIAQALAIELGAEPIVVSNDQRAAYAEAFGVASGFSSLVVGQAIGILEAAGMENPARLIAPVVRAAVEQALAQGALRIDPKDFL, from the coding sequence TTGAAAATAGGCATCATTGGCGACGAGCCGGCCGGGCCGGTACTAGCCAAGGCTTGGGCAGCAGCTGGCCACGAAATAGTAGGAGCCTGGGTCGAGTCACCCATAGCGATTGAACGCATCGAGACGCTGTTGCCAGATGTGCCAATCGCTTCGATGCTCGCGGTTGCCGAGGACTCCGACCTGGTTTTGCTTGCGGTACCCAATAGTGATATCGAATTAGTTTGTGATGGTATCGCGGGCTTCGGGTTATTTGGTCCCAAAAAGTTGGTGGTGCACCTGTCGCCACTTGCGGGAATCGGCTTGCTTGGGTCGGCCGCCATTCAGGGTGCGGTGCCCATTGCCTTGCATCCGGTGATGCACTTCACCGGCACCACAATGGACCTGCAGGTTTTGAAAAACACTTCGGTCGCAGTTTCGGCTCCCGAGGTCTTGCTGCCGATAGCTCAGGCGTTGGCAATTGAACTTGGAGCCGAGCCGATAGTGGTTTCAAATGACCAACGCGCTGCCTATGCCGAGGCCTTTGGTGTGGCGAGCGGGTTCTCCTCCCTTGTGGTGGGCCAGGCAATCGGTATCCTCGAAGCAGCCGGGATGGAAAATCCCGCCAGACTAATTGCTCCAGTTGTTCGCGCTGCAGTCGAGCAAGCCTTGGCACAAGGGGCGCTAAGAATCGATCCGAAGGATTTTCTCTAA
- a CDS encoding DUF3180 domain-containing protein, with protein sequence MKILTILAWGVVGAALGFSASELSEALGFGYPVSPNTLLVTLPFIGVAIYFLSLPIFRYRKALEKAQTKPVERPNPFYAVRVLVLARAIILTAAGFLGWHLGGLIWLFTFSNAPSQLVTPAIIGLAGSLIMLLAGYLAEFNCRAPKNNDDEVED encoded by the coding sequence ATGAAGATTTTGACCATTTTGGCCTGGGGGGTAGTTGGTGCCGCACTTGGCTTTAGTGCTAGTGAGTTGTCCGAGGCCTTGGGGTTTGGCTATCCAGTAAGTCCGAATACTCTTTTAGTGACACTGCCCTTTATTGGGGTAGCTATTTACTTTTTATCGCTACCGATATTTCGTTACCGTAAGGCCCTGGAAAAGGCCCAGACGAAGCCGGTAGAAAGACCGAACCCTTTTTATGCGGTCAGAGTTTTGGTTTTAGCCAGGGCAATCATCCTGACCGCGGCGGGTTTTTTAGGCTGGCACCTGGGAGGCTTGATCTGGCTTTTCACCTTCTCTAATGCGCCCTCGCAATTGGTGACACCCGCGATTATTGGGCTGGCAGGATCGCTAATAATGTTGCTCGCCGGCTACCTGGCAGAGTTTAATTGTCGTGCACCAAAGAATAATGACGATGAGGTTGAAGATTGA
- the folK gene encoding 2-amino-4-hydroxy-6-hydroxymethyldihydropteridine diphosphokinase — protein MTRAILALGGNLGDIHKNLLSAISTLGENPDLRVNKVSSFYASNALTLDGIDKTKPDYLNAVIEVSTTLDPQQLLAFCNQVELGLGRVRQERWASRTIDIDIITFGEELIATESLSIPHPRAFERAFVLVPWAQIDSEASLSGHGKVLDLANSLKDQVWIFA, from the coding sequence TTGACTAGGGCGATTCTCGCGCTCGGTGGAAACCTTGGAGATATCCACAAGAATCTTCTTAGTGCGATCTCGACCCTGGGGGAAAACCCCGATCTAAGAGTCAATAAAGTTTCGAGCTTCTACGCTTCAAACGCTCTCACTCTCGATGGAATTGATAAAACCAAACCCGATTACCTCAATGCTGTTATCGAGGTGTCAACCACTTTGGATCCTCAGCAGCTCTTGGCGTTTTGCAACCAGGTTGAGTTGGGTTTAGGGCGCGTCCGTCAAGAGCGCTGGGCCTCCAGAACAATCGACATCGACATCATTACCTTTGGCGAAGAATTGATTGCGACCGAATCGCTCTCAATACCTCACCCGAGAGCCTTTGAGCGAGCCTTTGTATTGGTGCCCTGGGCACAGATTGATTCTGAAGCGAGCCTTTCGGGGCACGGCAAGGTTTTGGATTTAGCAAACTCGCTCAAAGACCAAGTCTGGATTTTCGCATGA
- the folB gene encoding dihydroneopterin aldolase — protein MIYTINLVGLRVHAYHGVLPHETAYGQEFLIDCNYLIEAQSEDELTSTVSYAAIADLLVITATSNTYQLLETLAYQLLAAVLAHSPKITRAGITVHKPMAPIDHEFQDVSVSVSGDRGVD, from the coding sequence GTGATTTACACAATCAACCTTGTGGGCCTTAGAGTGCATGCTTATCACGGGGTTTTGCCCCACGAGACTGCCTACGGGCAAGAGTTTTTGATTGATTGCAATTACCTCATCGAGGCACAATCTGAAGATGAGTTAACCTCGACGGTTTCCTACGCGGCTATCGCGGACCTGTTGGTGATCACCGCCACCAGCAACACTTATCAGCTATTAGAAACCCTGGCATATCAGTTGTTGGCCGCGGTTTTGGCCCACAGCCCCAAAATAACTCGGGCCGGGATTACCGTGCACAAGCCAATGGCACCGATTGACCATGAGTTTCAGGATGTTTCGGTTTCGGTGTCAGGTGACCGTGGTGTTGACTAG
- the folP gene encoding dihydropteroate synthase encodes MKTFARPLVMGVINITPDSFSDGGEFLDADYALAQARLLMSQGAQILDIGGESTRPGAIRISPDIEQQRILPVLRLFKEKLNILISVDTMNSETAKLAIAAGADFINDVSGGLADPEMFRAVAKSDARYVLSHWRGNSSVMDQMGQYQNIAKEVVSELAEQVAIAVAAGISRERIIVDPGLGFAKDIKQNWELVSRLDELEALDLPILVGASRKRFLANALDETDPAAVSNPRRDVATAVLTALLLQRKLWGVRVHNVETTMDAIKVVEALRNSEVQK; translated from the coding sequence ATGAAGACCTTCGCCCGGCCCCTGGTGATGGGCGTGATTAATATCACCCCCGATTCCTTTAGCGATGGTGGTGAATTTCTCGACGCGGATTATGCTCTGGCACAGGCGAGATTACTCATGAGCCAGGGCGCTCAGATTCTCGATATCGGGGGCGAATCAACTAGACCCGGAGCCATTCGAATTTCCCCGGACATAGAGCAGCAGCGCATTTTGCCGGTGCTTAGATTATTTAAGGAAAAACTTAATATTTTGATTTCGGTTGACACCATGAACTCTGAAACTGCCAAGTTGGCAATCGCCGCTGGTGCCGATTTCATCAACGATGTCTCCGGCGGGTTGGCCGACCCCGAAATGTTTAGAGCCGTAGCCAAAAGCGATGCGAGGTATGTCCTGAGCCACTGGCGCGGCAACTCAAGCGTGATGGATCAAATGGGTCAGTATCAAAACATCGCAAAAGAGGTTGTGTCAGAGCTTGCGGAGCAGGTCGCCATCGCGGTGGCCGCTGGCATCTCTCGGGAGCGCATCATCGTTGACCCCGGGCTCGGTTTTGCCAAGGACATAAAGCAGAACTGGGAGCTGGTTTCAAGACTCGATGAGCTTGAGGCGCTGGACTTGCCTATCTTGGTGGGGGCCTCAAGAAAAAGGTTTCTGGCCAATGCGCTTGATGAGACTGATCCGGCCGCGGTGTCGAATCCCCGCCGCGACGTGGCCACGGCCGTGCTGACGGCGCTATTGCTGCAACGAAAGCTCTGGGGAGTTAGGGTTCATAATGTTGAGACCACCATGGATGCAATCAAAGTTGTAGAGGCGCTGAGAAACTCGGAGGTTCAAAAGTGA
- the folE gene encoding GTP cyclohydrolase I FolE — translation MQSDRIRAAVRELLIAIGEDPDREALRSTPEKVAQSYEAFFKGIGKDPLSAFGELFETEKNETVILKDIELVSICEHHLLPFTGVAHVAYLPNGKLAGLGRLANVVEILAARPQLQEHLTNQITQAISDGLNAQGVIVVVEARHQCVASRGARQPAVNTITMSSLGVFADPVYRAEVMGLINK, via the coding sequence ATGCAAAGTGATCGAATCCGCGCTGCGGTTAGAGAGTTACTTATTGCTATTGGTGAAGACCCCGATCGCGAAGCACTTAGGTCAACCCCCGAAAAAGTAGCCCAGAGCTACGAGGCTTTTTTCAAGGGGATTGGCAAAGATCCGCTGAGCGCTTTTGGCGAGCTATTTGAGACTGAAAAGAATGAGACGGTAATTCTTAAGGACATCGAGTTGGTCTCAATTTGTGAACATCATCTTTTGCCCTTCACCGGCGTGGCGCATGTTGCTTATCTTCCAAACGGCAAACTTGCCGGCCTGGGGCGACTGGCCAATGTGGTTGAGATTTTGGCCGCTAGGCCGCAACTGCAAGAACACTTAACAAACCAAATAACCCAAGCAATCTCTGATGGCTTGAATGCCCAGGGTGTAATTGTTGTGGTTGAGGCCAGGCACCAGTGCGTCGCGTCGCGGGGAGCAAGACAGCCTGCGGTGAACACAATCACTATGAGTTCGCTTGGAGTGTTTGCTGACCCGGTATATCGTGCCGAGGTCATGGGTCTGATAAACAAATAA